In Cryomorphaceae bacterium, the following proteins share a genomic window:
- the ubiE gene encoding bifunctional demethylmenaquinone methyltransferase/2-methoxy-6-polyprenyl-1,4-benzoquinol methylase UbiE yields MTSSTEQTVKPYRPDGSKKEQVATMFNNIAHRYDFLNHLFSLGIDILWRRKAIALLKKAQPKKVLDIATGTGDFAFESLRLNPDKVVGVDISAGMIEVGKEKVKKRKKDDRITLQIGDSENLQFEDGAFDAITVGFGVRNFENLELGLGEMSRVLKPGGQAAILEFSKPRKFPVKQFYYFYFRRMMPFIGKLVSKDSSAYTYLPESVMAFPEGEDFRQIVLKTGFKSCAVRPVTGGIATIYLAEK; encoded by the coding sequence ATGACCTCATCCACGGAACAAACCGTAAAACCTTACCGCCCCGACGGAAGCAAAAAAGAACAGGTGGCCACCATGTTCAACAACATCGCTCATCGCTACGATTTTCTGAACCACCTCTTCTCGCTGGGTATTGATATCCTCTGGCGACGAAAAGCCATCGCTCTGCTGAAAAAAGCACAGCCCAAAAAAGTGCTCGACATTGCCACCGGAACCGGAGATTTTGCCTTTGAGTCGCTCCGCCTAAACCCCGACAAGGTGGTGGGAGTAGATATTTCGGCCGGGATGATTGAGGTGGGAAAGGAAAAAGTGAAGAAGCGCAAAAAAGACGACCGCATTACCCTGCAAATTGGCGATTCTGAAAACCTGCAGTTTGAAGACGGCGCTTTCGACGCGATTACCGTGGGCTTCGGGGTACGCAATTTTGAGAACCTGGAACTCGGTCTGGGTGAAATGAGTCGTGTGCTGAAACCCGGTGGTCAGGCGGCCATATTGGAGTTTTCAAAGCCCCGCAAGTTTCCGGTTAAGCAGTTTTACTACTTCTATTTCAGGAGGATGATGCCTTTTATCGGTAAACTCGTTTCCAAAGACAGCTCGGCCTACACCTACCTTCCCGAGTCGGTGATGGCATTTCCCGAAGGAGAGGACTTCCGGCAGATTGTGTTGAAAACCGGATTTAAGAGCTGTGCCGTGCGTCCCGTTACCGGCGGTATTGCCACCATCTACCTCGCAGAAAAATAA
- a CDS encoding D-glycero-beta-D-manno-heptose-7-phosphate kinase produces the protein MLTPQLPEIFERFRTLRVVVLGDVMIDSYLWGDVKRISPEAPVPVVSVTQTENRLGGAANVALNVAALGAEVHVCAVVGNDDKTALLEDCFAQSGLDPGALVRSDERPTTVKTRIISDGQHLLRVDQENTHLLSDNESAKLLARLEQLLNDVEPHVLIMQDYNKGVLTEKVIESTTEMCRIRNIPTAVDPKKDQFLSYRGVDLFKPNLKELREGLNLPLDTDFEVSLRNAMRTLHDNLGNRISLVTLSERGVAITESNRFEHLPAHDRKIIDVSGAGDTVISVAALCLALNLDLRIIAALSNLAGGLVCEQVGVVPIDADHLYNEACLLHPAR, from the coding sequence ATGCTCACCCCTCAGCTTCCAGAAATTTTTGAGCGATTCCGCACCCTGCGGGTGGTGGTGCTGGGCGATGTGATGATTGACAGTTACCTCTGGGGAGATGTAAAACGCATTTCGCCCGAAGCACCTGTGCCCGTGGTGTCGGTTACCCAAACCGAAAACAGGCTGGGCGGCGCGGCCAACGTAGCACTCAATGTGGCCGCCCTCGGAGCCGAAGTTCATGTTTGCGCAGTGGTTGGTAACGACGACAAGACCGCCCTTCTGGAAGATTGTTTTGCACAGAGCGGACTGGATCCGGGAGCACTCGTTCGCTCCGACGAACGACCCACCACGGTGAAAACGCGCATCATCAGCGACGGGCAGCACCTGCTGCGCGTTGACCAGGAAAACACCCATCTGCTGAGCGACAACGAGAGCGCGAAGCTGCTGGCGCGACTGGAGCAATTGCTCAACGACGTGGAGCCCCATGTGCTCATCATGCAGGATTACAACAAGGGCGTGCTCACCGAAAAAGTGATTGAAAGCACCACGGAAATGTGCCGTATTCGAAACATCCCCACAGCTGTTGATCCCAAAAAAGACCAGTTTCTCAGCTACCGCGGCGTGGACCTTTTCAAGCCCAACCTCAAAGAATTGCGTGAAGGCCTGAACCTGCCCCTCGACACCGATTTCGAAGTATCGCTGCGAAATGCCATGCGCACGCTGCACGACAATCTCGGCAATCGCATTTCGCTTGTCACATTGTCGGAACGCGGTGTGGCCATCACCGAAAGCAATCGTTTTGAGCACCTCCCCGCACACGACCGAAAAATCATTGACGTGTCGGGAGCGGGCGATACCGTTATCAGCGTGGCGGCGCTTTGCCTGGCGCTGAACCTCGACCTGAGAATCATTGCGGCCTTAAGCAACCTCGCCGGCGGACTCGTTTGCGAGCAGGTGGGTGTAGTGCCCATTGATGCTGATCACCTCTACAACGAAGCCTGCCTATTACACCCCGCGCGCTGA
- a CDS encoding pyridoxal phosphate-dependent aminotransferase codes for MQELSALLNQLEESATLAMARRSREMAEQGIDVISLSLGEPDFDVPDFIKEAAKEGVDKNFSKYPPVNGYLDLRMSIAHKFKRDNGLNYAADQIVVSNGAKQSIANACLSLINPGQEVVLPAPYWVSYSEIVKMAGGVPVVIPTTIEQDFKITPEQLEAAITPKTKLIIFSSPCNPSGSVFTHDELKALSQVVARHNNLYVISDEIYEHINYTGQHFSMAALPGMAERVITVNGVSKAFAMTGYRIGYLGAPTWIAKACSKVQGQFTSAPSSISQRAAKAAVDADPSEISYMREAFLKRRDLVVSLLSEISGLKVNQPPGAFYVLPDVTALFGKSAGEWTINSADDLCEYILDKAHVALVSGGAFGAPDCLRISYASSEDTLRNAVQRISQAIAELN; via the coding sequence ATGCAAGAATTATCTGCACTGCTCAATCAACTGGAAGAATCTGCAACCCTCGCCATGGCCCGTCGCAGCCGCGAAATGGCCGAACAAGGTATTGATGTGATTTCGCTCAGCCTTGGCGAACCCGACTTCGACGTACCCGATTTCATCAAGGAGGCCGCCAAAGAAGGGGTTGACAAGAATTTCTCCAAATACCCGCCGGTAAACGGCTACCTGGATTTGCGGATGTCCATCGCGCACAAATTCAAGCGAGACAACGGACTGAACTACGCCGCCGATCAGATCGTAGTGTCAAACGGCGCCAAACAGAGCATTGCCAACGCCTGCCTGAGCCTCATCAATCCCGGCCAGGAAGTGGTACTACCCGCCCCCTATTGGGTTAGCTACTCCGAAATTGTAAAAATGGCCGGTGGCGTTCCGGTGGTTATTCCCACCACCATTGAGCAGGATTTTAAAATCACACCCGAGCAACTCGAAGCCGCCATCACGCCCAAAACCAAACTCATCATTTTCAGCTCGCCCTGCAACCCTTCGGGCAGTGTGTTTACCCACGATGAGCTGAAGGCATTGTCGCAAGTGGTGGCGCGTCACAACAACCTCTATGTGATCAGTGACGAGATTTACGAGCACATCAACTACACCGGTCAACATTTCAGCATGGCCGCACTGCCCGGAATGGCTGAGCGCGTTATTACGGTGAACGGCGTATCGAAAGCCTTTGCCATGACCGGATACCGCATTGGTTACCTCGGTGCGCCCACCTGGATTGCCAAAGCCTGCAGCAAGGTTCAGGGGCAATTTACCTCCGCGCCCAGCAGCATTTCACAGCGCGCAGCCAAAGCCGCTGTGGACGCCGACCCTTCGGAAATCTCTTACATGCGCGAAGCTTTTTTGAAACGTCGCGACCTCGTGGTATCACTGCTGTCTGAAATTTCGGGACTGAAGGTAAACCAACCACCCGGAGCGTTTTATGTGCTGCCCGATGTAACCGCCCTGTTCGGTAAAAGCGCCGGGGAATGGACCATCAACTCTGCCGACGACCTCTGCGAATACATCCTCGACAAGGCACACGTAGCGCTGGTATCGGGTGGTGCTTTTGGCGCTCCCGATTGCTTGCGTATTTCCTACGCATCCTCTGAAGACACCCTCCGAAACGCAGTACAACGCATTTCTCAAGCCATTGCTGAACTCAACTAA
- a CDS encoding pyridoxal phosphate-dependent aminotransferase: MPEISEKGRLMPASPIRKLVPYAEMARKAGRKVYHLNIGQPDIDTPDVALQAIRNYEPRVIEYSHSAGNESYREGLATYYISNGINISPEQILITTGGSEALVFAFMSCLNPGDEVIIPEPFYANYNAFAVMAGVKVIPVTAHIEKDFALPSMADFEEKITLKTRGIVICNPGNPTGRLYPQSELEKLAKVVKKHDLFLFADEVYREFCYDGATPFSVMNLEGIEDNVVLIDSVSKRYSMCGARIGAMITRNQDIYNTALKFGQARLSPPSLGQVAGEAALDTPHAYFRDVIEEYVARRDVLVDGLNQIEGVLCPRPGGAFYTIARLPIDDCDRFCQWMLESFELDNQTVMMAPATGFYATPGLGKQEVRLAYVLNQNSLREAVRCLDAALKIYPGRTLAKTEFANG; this comes from the coding sequence ATGCCAGAGATTTCTGAAAAAGGCCGCTTGATGCCCGCCTCCCCCATCCGCAAGTTGGTTCCCTACGCCGAAATGGCCCGTAAAGCGGGTCGCAAGGTGTACCATCTCAACATCGGCCAGCCCGACATTGACACACCCGACGTGGCCCTGCAGGCCATCCGCAACTACGAGCCACGGGTGATTGAATACAGCCACTCAGCAGGAAATGAAAGCTACCGCGAGGGGCTGGCCACTTACTACATCAGCAATGGCATCAACATTTCTCCCGAGCAGATTCTCATCACCACAGGAGGCTCCGAGGCACTGGTTTTTGCCTTTATGAGCTGCCTGAACCCTGGCGACGAGGTGATTATCCCGGAGCCGTTTTACGCCAACTACAACGCATTTGCTGTAATGGCCGGCGTAAAAGTGATTCCCGTAACGGCGCACATTGAAAAAGATTTTGCCCTTCCGTCCATGGCCGATTTTGAGGAGAAAATCACTCTCAAAACACGCGGAATTGTGATTTGCAATCCGGGAAACCCTACCGGCCGCCTCTACCCCCAAAGCGAATTGGAAAAACTCGCCAAAGTGGTGAAAAAGCACGACCTCTTTTTGTTTGCCGACGAAGTGTATCGCGAGTTTTGCTACGACGGTGCCACTCCCTTTTCGGTGATGAACCTCGAAGGCATTGAAGACAATGTGGTGCTGATTGATTCGGTTTCCAAACGTTACTCCATGTGCGGTGCACGCATAGGCGCTATGATAACCCGCAACCAGGACATCTACAACACTGCCCTCAAGTTTGGTCAGGCGCGGTTGAGCCCTCCCTCCCTCGGACAGGTTGCCGGGGAAGCGGCGCTCGATACCCCGCATGCCTATTTTCGCGATGTAATTGAAGAATACGTGGCCCGTCGCGACGTGCTGGTGGACGGCCTCAACCAGATTGAAGGTGTGCTCTGCCCGCGTCCGGGAGGCGCTTTTTACACCATTGCCCGCCTACCCATTGACGATTGCGATCGTTTTTGTCAGTGGATGCTGGAGTCTTTTGAACTCGACAACCAAACCGTGATGATGGCACCGGCCACCGGCTTTTACGCCACACCGGGCCTCGGCAAGCAGGAAGTCCGTTTGGCCTACGTTCTCAACCAGAATTCACTGCGCGAGGCGGTGCGGTGCCTGGATGCTGCACTAAAGATATATCCCGGACGCACTTTAGCAAAAACAGAATTCGCCAACGGCTAA